Proteins found in one Hemibagrus wyckioides isolate EC202008001 linkage group LG23, SWU_Hwy_1.0, whole genome shotgun sequence genomic segment:
- the elp6 gene encoding elongator complex protein 6 — translation MEEARRRRRREEEKKKSRGQAGPNGWVSAGWTCSHAHSLLSTLQSHLRGTSPDRRAGCRVCFVGLVQSFSHYSAVAQRLGVNLVQAREKGQLVFVEALKTSAAVMLNESSDEAAQLFDYLRSPVPELRALFEFVSVSLRQREAEADSSSTPVLIVDDLSVLLSLGVSVGAVLDFTHYCQASICSRLQGSVVTLVRCDDEENEDEDESSSCLLQALSHQCILSLRVEGLQTGYCRDIHGQVEIWWRGSGESVQSQRKIFHYKVHDKGASFFAPGTSSAVL, via the exons ATGGAAGAGGcacggaggaggaggaggagagaggaggagaagaagaagagcagaggCCAGGCGGGGCCAAATGGGTGGGTGTCGGCAGGATGGACTTGTAGCCACGCCCACTCGCTGCTCTCCACACTGCAGTCTCATCTCAGAGGAACAAGCCCAGACCGAAGGG ctGGCTGTAGAGTGTGTTTCGTGGGCCTGGTGCAGTCGTTCAGTCACTACAGTGCTGTGGCTCAGAGGCTG ggagTAAATCTGGTGCAGGCGAGAGAGAAAGGTCAGCTGGTGTTTGTAGAAGCTCTGAAGACCTCGGCTGCTGTGATGCTCAATGAGAGCAGTGATGAAGCTGCACAGCTGTTTGATTACCTcag GTCCCCGGTCCCGGAACTCAGAGCTCTGtttgagtttgtgagtgtgtctcTGAGGCAGCGCGAGGCAGAGGCAGACTCCAGCTCCACCCCGGTGCTGATTGTGGATGATCTGAGTGTGTTGTTGAGTTTGGGCGTCAGTGTCGGAGCTGTGCTTGActtcacacactactgtcagGCCTCCATCTGCTCTCGTCTGCAG ggCTCTGTTGTAACTCTGGTGcgatgtgatgatgaggagaatgaagatgaagatgagagCTCCAGCTGTCTCCTGCAGGCTTTGAGTCATCAGTGCATTCTGTCTCTGCGTGTTGAAGGGCTTCAGACAGGTTACTGCAGGGACATCCACggccag GTGGAGATTTGGTGGAGAGGAAGCGGAGAGAGTGTGCAGAGCCAGAGGAAGATCTTTCACTACAAGGTCCATGATAAAGGAGCGTCCTTCTTTGCACCAGGAACCTCGAGTGCTGTGCTTTAA